Proteins from one Parvibaculum lavamentivorans DS-1 genomic window:
- a CDS encoding UDP-N-acetylmuramoyl-L-alanyl-D-glutamate--2,6-diaminopimelate ligase: MLGDMQLAALMGSGPALPEGGATEILGLTADSRAVRPGYLFAALPGTKLDGTKFIAQAIEKGAAALLVPLDAAVAANVPVIADRNPRRRLALMAAAFFGDQPRTVAAVTGTNGKTSIATFLREIWAALGEEAASLGTLGVTSAKGERSLGYTTPDPVALQAELAALAKEGVTHLAMEASSHGLAQYRLDGVKLRAAGFTNITRDHMDYHTSFDDYLYAKLRLFGEVMGPGGIAVLNADSAQYAEFEAVCWARGHRIISVGRKGKGIFLAAARPTPRGQTLELVHEGKNYAVNLPLVGGFQASNALVAAGLAIGCGGAAEKVFAALEKLTGAKGRMEEAAHLPNGASVYIDYAHTPDALENALEAIRPHTAGRLSIVFGCGGDRDAGKRPLMGAAAAKLADIIYVTDDNPRSEAADAIRAAVLKGCPGAIEIGDRAAAIETAMRALQPGDVLVVAGKGHETGQIVGDKVLPFSDHEAIREAAKKIGGAA, encoded by the coding sequence ATGTTGGGTGACATGCAGTTGGCGGCGTTGATGGGGTCAGGTCCCGCGCTTCCCGAAGGGGGGGCGACGGAGATACTCGGCCTGACGGCGGACAGCCGCGCGGTGCGCCCCGGTTATCTCTTCGCGGCGCTGCCCGGCACGAAGCTCGACGGAACGAAATTCATCGCCCAGGCCATCGAAAAAGGTGCCGCCGCGCTGCTGGTGCCGCTCGATGCGGCGGTGGCGGCGAATGTGCCGGTGATCGCGGATCGCAATCCACGCCGCCGGTTGGCGCTGATGGCGGCCGCATTCTTCGGCGACCAGCCGCGCACCGTGGCGGCGGTGACGGGAACCAACGGCAAGACATCCATCGCGACCTTCCTGCGCGAAATCTGGGCCGCGCTCGGCGAAGAGGCGGCAAGCCTCGGCACGCTTGGCGTCACCAGCGCGAAGGGCGAGCGGTCGCTCGGCTATACAACGCCCGATCCCGTGGCGCTGCAGGCGGAGCTGGCGGCGCTGGCGAAAGAAGGCGTGACGCATCTGGCGATGGAAGCATCGAGCCACGGGCTTGCACAATACAGGCTCGACGGCGTGAAGCTGCGCGCGGCGGGCTTCACCAATATCACGCGCGATCACATGGACTATCACACCAGCTTCGACGACTACCTCTATGCGAAGCTGCGCCTTTTCGGCGAGGTGATGGGACCGGGCGGCATCGCCGTGCTCAATGCCGACAGCGCGCAATATGCTGAATTCGAAGCCGTGTGCTGGGCGCGCGGGCATCGCATCATCTCCGTCGGGCGGAAGGGCAAGGGCATTTTCCTCGCCGCCGCGCGGCCGACGCCACGCGGGCAGACGCTGGAGCTGGTGCATGAGGGAAAGAATTATGCCGTGAACCTGCCGCTGGTCGGCGGCTTCCAGGCATCGAACGCGCTGGTGGCGGCGGGGCTGGCCATAGGCTGCGGCGGCGCGGCGGAGAAGGTTTTCGCGGCGCTCGAGAAGCTGACGGGCGCAAAGGGGCGGATGGAAGAGGCGGCGCATCTGCCGAACGGCGCTTCCGTCTATATCGATTACGCCCATACGCCGGACGCGCTCGAAAACGCGCTGGAGGCGATCCGCCCGCATACGGCGGGAAGGCTTTCCATCGTGTTCGGCTGCGGCGGCGACCGGGACGCAGGCAAGCGGCCGCTGATGGGCGCCGCGGCAGCGAAACTTGCCGACATTATATATGTGACCGACGACAATCCGCGCAGCGAGGCGGCGGATGCAATCCGCGCGGCCGTGCTCAAAGGCTGTCCGGGGGCGATCGAGATCGGCGACAGGGCAGCGGCCATCGAAACGGCGATGCGGGCGCTGCAGCCGGGCGACGTTCTCGTGGTGGCGGGGAAAGGCCATGAGACCGGGCAGATCGTCGGCGACAAGGTGCTGCCGTTCTCCGACCATGAGGCGATCCGCGAGGCAGCGAAGAAAATAGGAGGTGCCGCATGA